In a single window of the Vicia villosa cultivar HV-30 ecotype Madison, WI unplaced genomic scaffold, Vvil1.0 ctg.000048F_1_1, whole genome shotgun sequence genome:
- the LOC131623039 gene encoding protein MITOFERRINLIKE 1, chloroplastic produces the protein MSSMEANISSSLGLPSPNPTDFPASLPNFNGLINHFTTLTLTQTPNPFASISNPTQPRSKPGPKPQTLLKNLTVIERAFIGAAGGGIAGAFTYACLHPLDTIKTKMQTKGASQIYKNALDAVSQTFSTSGILGFYRGFSAVVVGSTASSAVYFGTCEFGKSFLSKQENFPKILIPPTAGALGNVLSSAIMVPKELITQRMQAGAKGRSYEVLIKILQNDGVMGLYAGYSATLLRNLPAGVLSYSSFEYLKLAVMRETKKNHLEPIQSVICGALAGAISASITTPLDVVKTRLMTQARNEAVGKVAAVMYGGVSSTIREILMEEGWVGFTRGMGPRVLHSACFSALGYFAFETARIAILNEYVRRKGLEDVVVSSS, from the coding sequence ATGTCTTCAATGGAAGCTAACATCTCATCTTCCCTCGGTCTCCCCTCTCCAAACCCCACCGACTTCCCAGCCTCACTCCCCAATTTCAATGGCCTCATCAACCACTTCACAACCCTCACTCTCACCCAAACCCCCAACCCCTTCGCCTCAATCTCCAACCCAACCCAACCCCGGTCCAAACCCGGTCCAAAACCCCAAACCCTCCTAAAAAACCTAACCGTCATCGAACGCGCTTTCATCGGCGCAGCCGGCGGCGGAATCGCCGGCGCATTCACTTACGCCTGTCTCCACCCTCTCGACACCATCAAAACCAAGATGCAAACCAAAGGCGCCTCGCAGATTTACAAAAATGCCCTCGATGCAGTTTCCCAAACCTTCTCCACAAGCGGAATCCTAGGGTTTTACCGCGGCTTCTCCGCTGTCGTCGTCGGGTCCACCGCTTCCTCCGCGGTGTATTTCGGAACGTGCGAGTTCGGTAAGTCGTTTCTCTCTAAACAGGAAAATTTCCCGAAGATTTTGATTCCTCCTACTGCCGGTGCTTTAGGAAATGTACTTTCGTCTGCGATAATGGTGCCGAAAGAGTTGATAACACAAAGAATGCAGGCCGGTGCGAAAGGTAGATCGTATGAAGTTTTGATTAAGATTCTTCAGAACGACGGTGTGATGGGTTTATATGCAGGCTATTCTGCTACATTGTTGAGGAATTTACCTGCTGGTGTGTTGAGTTATTCTTCGTTTGAGTATTTGAAACTAGCGGTTAtgagagagacgaaaaagaatCATTTGGAGCCGATTCAGAGTGTGATTTGTGGGGCGTTGGCGGGTGCGATATCGGCGTCGATTACGACGCCGTTGGATGTGGTGAAGACGAGGTTGATGACGCAGGCGCGTAATGAGGCGGTTGGGAAGGTTGCGGCGGTTATGTATGGAGGGGTTTCGTCTACGATTAGGGAGATTTTGATGGAAGAGGGTTGGGTTGGTTTTACAAGGGGAATGGGTCCTAGGGTTCTTCATAGTGCCTGTTTTTCGGCTTTGGgttattttgcatttgaaacggCTAGGATTGCTATTTTGAATGAGTATGTTAGGAGGAAGGGGTTGGAGGATGTGGTTGTTTCTAGTAGTTGA